GCTCTTTCGCCACGCTTTGCCGGTGGCTGCGAATCCCCTGATCTCGCTTTTCGGGTTGTCTCTCGCGGGACTGGTAAGTGGATCATTTCTCGTGGAAGTCATCACAGGATGGCCGGGACTCGGGCCGCTCTTTATTAGTGCCATATTCGCTCGCGACCTTCACGTCGTGGTGGCCGTCGTTATGCTGTTTTCCGTCGTGCTCGTTATCGCGAGTCTCGCAAGCGATTTGCTTCTGTATGCGATCGATCCGCGGGTGAGGGCAGAATGCTGAGCCGCCGAAAGATGCTGGTCATCGCTTTAGCGTTTGCCTTTGTTCACAGTGGAATTCTGTTCGCAGGATTCGTCGCGCCCTATGCGCCTACCGAACAACACAGGCAATACGCTTATGCTCCGCCCACGAGGTTGCACTTCATAGGCGCGGAGGGTCATATCCACCTTCGGCCATTCGTCTACCGGTCGGTTCCGATGGAAGGCGAAGGGTTCCGATACAGCGAGGATCGCGATTCGGAATATCCAGTTCGCTGCCTGACTCGCGAACAAGATGGATTTCACTTGCTGGCGGTTGGCACCCCAGCAAACTTATTCCTGCTGGGAACCGATGGTTATGGACGCGACATTTTCTCCCGCATCTTGTTCGGTGGGCGCACATCACTGCTGGCTGCAGCCGTGGCAACCCTCTTTGCGCTCCTGATTGGCGCTGTAATGGGAGGGATCGCAGGACAGTTCGGTGGCGGCGTTGATTCACTTGTCATGCGCAGCTCAGAACTCGTTCTGGCGCTGCCATGGATCTACTTGTTGCTGGCGATTCGTGCATCTCTTCCATTGCACCTTGATCCTGCCAGAACCTTGGTCCTGCTATCCCTGGTTATCGGCGTAATGGGATGGGCGCGCCCAGCACGTCTCATTCGGGGTGCGGTTCTCAGCGCAAAGGAAAGGCCCTTCGTTACGGCTGCACGAGGATTCGGCGCCTCAGAATGGTATCTGCTGCGACGCCATGTTCTTCCGCAGACTCTAGGGATAGTCACTGCGCAAGCCGTAACTCTGATTCCGCAATTCGTCGCGGCCGAGGCCACCCTCTCGTTCCTTGGCCTCGGCATCGGGGAGCCTGTGCCCAGTTGGGGAAACATGCTCTCGGCGTTTCAGCAATTTTCGACGGTAAGTTCGTATTGGTGGATGGCGTTCCCTCTAGCCGCCTTGATCGCGGTTTCCCTCACTTACTTTGTTCTGGCTGATGCTCTGCATCATGCGGGAGCCGGAATCAAATCGGGACAAAGCTATGCGTAAGTTCGGAGCTATTCCGTTACTCCTCTCTACGGTGATATTGGGCATTGCCAGCCATGCCTCATCGGCGCCAGGTCCCGAGCCGACTCAGCGAGGTGAGGAGCTAGCAATAAGTTCAGCCGATGTTGGTCAGTACGGCGGAATGCTTGTCGTTGGGCAGCGTGCCGAACCGAAGACGCTGAACCCTCTTACGGCCACAGATGCACCATCACGCGAGGTGATCGGCCGCATGATGGCGGACCTCGTCCACATCAATCGGGTTACGCAGCAGACGGAACCCGCACTGGCAAGTTCGTGGAAGTTATCAACAGATGGACGCAGCTTCACCGTGAAGCTGCGACGTGGAGTCCGCTTTTCCGATGGCTATCCCTTCAGTGCCGATGACGTAGTCTTCAGCTTTCGCCTCTACCTGGACGAAAAGATCCGCTCCTCGAATCGCGACCTCTTAATTATCGGCGGCAAGCCGATTTCTGCGGTCAAGATCGACGATCATACAGTGCGTTTCGATATGTCGCAGCCGTACGCTGCGGCGGAACGCATTTTCGATAACCTGGCGATCCTCCCGGAACATCTGCTGCGTAAGAGCTACGAACAGGGATCCTTCGCGCAGGCGCTCACGCTTAATACCGCGCCTGATGCTATCGCAGGGTTGGGACCGTTTCGGTTAAAGCAATATCTCCCTGGCCAGAGACTGGTTCTGGAGCGAAATCCGTATTACTGGAAGGCGGACCGGAACCATCGCCGTCTACCTTACCTCGACGAAATTGCGTTTTTGTTCGTAGGTAACGAGGACGCACAGATTCTGCGATTTCAATCCGGCGAGACCAACGTAATCAGTCGTTTCAGCCCGGAAAACTACTCAGCTTTGGCGCGCGAGCAGCAAAGCCGCGGTTACGATCTGGTGGACCTCGGGCCAAGCCTTGAATACAACTTTCTGTTCTTTAATCTAAACGAACTACCGGCAGATCAGTTTCCGGCGATTTCTCGAAAGCAAGAGTGGTTTCGTGACGTGAAGTTCCGCCAGGCCGTCTCCCTGGCTGTTGATCGTCAGAGCATCGTGAAACTGGTCTACAACGGACGCGGGACCGCTCTTTGGGGAAACGTGACTCCCGGAAACAAACTGTGGATCAATCGAGACCTCCCACATCCGGAACGTTCAATTCCACAAGCGAAAGAGCTATTGAAATCTGCGGGGTTCTCCTGGGATCAAGCCGGAAAGCTCTTTGACACTCTGCATAATCCCGTCGAATTCACAATCATTACGAGCTCCTCGAATGCACAGCGCGTAAAAATGGCGACACTCATCGCGGATGATCTGGCTCAACTTGGAATGAGCGTGCACGTCGTGCCGCTCGAGTTTCGCGCGGTTATGGATCGGGTTTTTCAGTCAACCGACTACGAGGCTAGCGTGTTCGCACTCGGAGGCGGCGATGCAGACCCAAACGGCGACATGAATGTTTGGATGTCGAATGGGAGCACCCATCTCTGGAACATGCACGAGAGCAAGCCTGCAACAGCTTGGGAAGCGCAGCTCGATGCACTTCTCAATCAGCAACTAGTGACCTTGAACTATAAGAAGCGCAAGCAGCTCTATGACGAAGCGCAGGCCATCATTGCGCACAATCTGCCGTTCATATTTTTGGCTAGCCCCAATGTGGTGGTAGGCGCAACGAAGCAAGTTGCGAATTTTCGCCCTGCCGCCCTCGAACCGTATGTTTTGTGGAACGTAGATGAGCTCTACCTACGTCAGGAAGGAGTTGCCCAGGCAAAGTGATTGCCACCGCCAAAGCCGAACAAGAGAGCGCACCGATTTGGTCCGACGAGCGTCTCGTACAAGAATGCCTTCGCGGCAATCAGGAGGCGTGGTCTGCCCTCATTGAAAAATACAAGAAGCTGATCTACTCCATTCCCGTCAAATGGCAACTTCCTCACCAGGATGCCAACGACATTTTTCAATCAGTGTGCGTTGATCTCTACTCGGAATTATCCAGACTGCGCGAGCCACGAGCGCTGCCGAAGTGGTTAATTCAAACAACGGTGCATAAGTGTGCGCGTTGGCGTCAACAGCAAAGCCGGTTCTCGGATCAGGAGATTTCAGAAGGTCTGGCTC
This Terriglobales bacterium DNA region includes the following protein-coding sequences:
- a CDS encoding ABC transporter permease, whose amino-acid sequence is MLSRRKMLVIALAFAFVHSGILFAGFVAPYAPTEQHRQYAYAPPTRLHFIGAEGHIHLRPFVYRSVPMEGEGFRYSEDRDSEYPVRCLTREQDGFHLLAVGTPANLFLLGTDGYGRDIFSRILFGGRTSLLAAAVATLFALLIGAVMGGIAGQFGGGVDSLVMRSSELVLALPWIYLLLAIRASLPLHLDPARTLVLLSLVIGVMGWARPARLIRGAVLSAKERPFVTAARGFGASEWYLLRRHVLPQTLGIVTAQAVTLIPQFVAAEATLSFLGLGIGEPVPSWGNMLSAFQQFSTVSSYWWMAFPLAALIAVSLTYFVLADALHHAGAGIKSGQSYA
- a CDS encoding ABC transporter substrate-binding protein: MRKFGAIPLLLSTVILGIASHASSAPGPEPTQRGEELAISSADVGQYGGMLVVGQRAEPKTLNPLTATDAPSREVIGRMMADLVHINRVTQQTEPALASSWKLSTDGRSFTVKLRRGVRFSDGYPFSADDVVFSFRLYLDEKIRSSNRDLLIIGGKPISAVKIDDHTVRFDMSQPYAAAERIFDNLAILPEHLLRKSYEQGSFAQALTLNTAPDAIAGLGPFRLKQYLPGQRLVLERNPYYWKADRNHRRLPYLDEIAFLFVGNEDAQILRFQSGETNVISRFSPENYSALAREQQSRGYDLVDLGPSLEYNFLFFNLNELPADQFPAISRKQEWFRDVKFRQAVSLAVDRQSIVKLVYNGRGTALWGNVTPGNKLWINRDLPHPERSIPQAKELLKSAGFSWDQAGKLFDTLHNPVEFTIITSSSNAQRVKMATLIADDLAQLGMSVHVVPLEFRAVMDRVFQSTDYEASVFALGGGDADPNGDMNVWMSNGSTHLWNMHESKPATAWEAQLDALLNQQLVTLNYKKRKQLYDEAQAIIAHNLPFIFLASPNVVVGATKQVANFRPAALEPYVLWNVDELYLRQEGVAQAK
- a CDS encoding sigma-70 family RNA polymerase sigma factor, which produces MIATAKAEQESAPIWSDERLVQECLRGNQEAWSALIEKYKKLIYSIPVKWQLPHQDANDIFQSVCVDLYSELSRLREPRALPKWLIQTTVHKCARWRQQQSRFSDQEISEGLALTTVPAGTIVEEVEREQILRDAIAAVAGRCAEMIRMLFFDSPALPYEHIARKLGLATGSIGFIRGRCLDRLRKQLLSRGWK